The stretch of DNA ACGACATGTTCGCGCTGTCCTTCGACGAGATCGCCCCGATCGCCGACCGCACGCCCGCCGCGACCCGGCAACTCGCGAGCCGGGCGCGGCGGCGAGTCCAGGGGTCGGGGCCCACCCCGGACACCGACCCGAACCGGCAGCGTGAGGTGGTCGAGGCATTCATGACCGCCTCGCGGGGCGGCAGGTTCGACGACCTCCTCGCCCTGCTCGACCCGGACATCGTCCTGCGGGCCGACCGCGGCGCCGACGGATCCGACGTGGTGCGCGGAGCCCGCGCAGTCGGCGAGCAGGCCCTCACGTTCTCCCGCTTCGCTCCGTTCGGCCGGCTCGCCCTGGTGAACGGCGCGCCCGGGGTCGTGACGGCACCCGACGGAAAGACGTTCTCGGTCATGGCGTTCACCGTCGCGGGCGGGCGGATCGTGCGGATCGACATCCTGGCCGACCCGGTCCGTCTGCAGCGTCTGCGCATCTCCCCCGGCGACACCTGACGACCCCGCAGGTAGCGGCGGTTTTTTGTGCCCGATCCTGGGGATCTGCGCGGTCCTGCCAGTACCATGGTGGGACAGGTACGCCCTCGAGCACGGAGGTCACCCATGGAGCTCGGCACCGTCACTTTCACCTACGACGGGCGGGTAGCCCTTCGATTCCAGCAAGCGCTCTCGCACTCGCCGGAGAAGGTGTGGCGTGTTCTCACCGACCCGCAGTACCTGAAGGCCTGGTTTCCCGCCGACGTCGACTTCGACCTCACCCCGG from Rhodococcus opacus B4 encodes:
- a CDS encoding sigma-70 family RNA polymerase sigma factor, with the protein product MDDNEFLAHRFEENRTHLSAVAYRMLGSISEAEDAVQEGWLRLSRTGTSEVQNLRGWLTTVVGRVCLDILRSRKARREDPLEAHVPDPIVREVDGTDPEYEAVLGDSVGLALQVVLDTLTPAERLAFVLHDMFALSFDEIAPIADRTPAATRQLASRARRRVQGSGPTPDTDPNRQREVVEAFMTASRGGRFDDLLALLDPDIVLRADRGADGSDVVRGARAVGEQALTFSRFAPFGRLALVNGAPGVVTAPDGKTFSVMAFTVAGGRIVRIDILADPVRLQRLRISPGDT